A single genomic interval of Sinorhizobium garamanticum harbors:
- the ppk2 gene encoding polyphosphate kinase 2, translating to MAAGTAAAEAKPESRAVELRIGGKSRVFDIDNPELPKWIDDEAFPSDDYPYKKKLEEDEYEETLTKLQIELVKVQFWMQATGKRVMALFEGRDAAGKGGAIHATMAYMNPRSARIVALTKPTETERGQWYFQRYVATFPTAGEFVLFDRSWYNRAGVEPVMGFCTPEQYEHFLKQAPRFEKMIAHEGIQLFKFWLNIGREMQLKRFHDRRHDPLKIWKLSPMDIAALNKWDDYTEKRDRMLKETHSDHAPWTVIRGNDKRRARINLIRHMLKNLDYDGKDKAAIGEVDDKIVGSGPGFLK from the coding sequence ATGGCAGCAGGAACAGCGGCAGCCGAGGCCAAGCCGGAGAGCCGGGCGGTCGAATTGCGGATTGGCGGCAAGTCCCGCGTCTTCGATATAGACAACCCGGAATTGCCGAAGTGGATCGATGACGAGGCCTTCCCTTCCGATGACTATCCCTACAAGAAGAAGCTCGAAGAGGACGAGTACGAGGAAACGCTGACGAAACTGCAGATCGAACTCGTCAAGGTCCAGTTCTGGATGCAGGCGACCGGCAAGCGGGTGATGGCGCTTTTCGAGGGACGCGACGCGGCCGGCAAGGGCGGCGCCATCCACGCGACGATGGCCTATATGAACCCTCGTTCCGCCCGGATCGTCGCCCTCACCAAACCGACGGAGACCGAACGCGGGCAATGGTATTTCCAGCGCTACGTGGCGACTTTCCCGACGGCGGGGGAATTCGTGCTCTTCGATCGCTCCTGGTACAACCGCGCCGGTGTGGAACCGGTCATGGGTTTCTGCACACCAGAGCAGTACGAGCATTTTCTCAAGCAGGCTCCCCGCTTCGAGAAAATGATCGCCCACGAGGGCATCCAGCTCTTCAAATTCTGGCTGAATATCGGCCGGGAGATGCAATTGAAGCGATTCCATGATCGCCGGCATGATCCCTTGAAGATCTGGAAGCTGTCGCCGATGGACATCGCGGCATTAAACAAGTGGGACGATTACACCGAGAAGCGCGATCGGATGCTGAAGGAGACACACAGCGACCACGCCCCTTGGACGGTCATCCGCGGCAACGACAAGCGCCGTGCCCGAATCAATCTGATCCGCCACATGCTCAAGAATCTGGACTATGACGGCAAGGACAAGGCGGCCATCGGCGAGGTCGATGACAAGATCGTCGGCTCCGGACCGGGCTTTCTGAAATGA
- a CDS encoding substrate-binding domain-containing protein: MKALKLTVAALVASAAFAGAATARDQIKLVGSSTVFPYSQAVAEEFANKSGKTAPVVESTGTGGGFKAFCGGVGEDFADVTGASRAIKESEVKLCADNGVNDITEAMIGYDGLSIAVSRANETDWNLTEEQIFKALAAELPDGKGGFVANPNKKWSDIDASLPDTNIVAFGPPPTSGTRDAFVELVMHDGCKGLPGMADLKKADEKKWTEVCSRMRQDGPFVEAGENDNLIVQRLESDPNSVGIFGYSFLYENSDKLKAIKVNNVEVNFDTIADGSYPVARPLFVYIKNAHRDVIPGMKEFLEEFVSDAALGPDGYLAERGLTPLDDAKRGEVQKAVSEAKKLGS, translated from the coding sequence ATGAAAGCTCTTAAACTCACTGTAGCGGCGCTGGTCGCCTCCGCCGCGTTCGCGGGCGCCGCAACGGCTCGCGACCAGATCAAGCTCGTCGGTTCCTCGACTGTGTTCCCCTATTCGCAGGCTGTGGCCGAAGAGTTCGCCAACAAGTCCGGCAAGACAGCGCCGGTCGTCGAGTCCACCGGTACCGGCGGCGGCTTCAAGGCCTTCTGCGGCGGCGTAGGCGAAGATTTCGCTGACGTCACCGGCGCGTCGCGCGCCATCAAGGAATCCGAAGTGAAGCTCTGCGCCGACAACGGCGTAAACGACATCACCGAAGCGATGATCGGCTATGACGGCCTCTCGATCGCTGTTTCGCGCGCCAACGAAACCGACTGGAATCTCACCGAAGAACAGATCTTCAAGGCTCTTGCAGCCGAGCTTCCGGACGGCAAGGGTGGCTTCGTCGCCAACCCGAACAAGAAGTGGTCGGACATCGACGCTTCGCTTCCGGACACCAACATCGTTGCCTTCGGCCCGCCGCCGACCTCCGGCACGCGTGACGCCTTCGTCGAACTCGTCATGCATGACGGCTGCAAGGGCCTGCCGGGCATGGCCGACCTGAAGAAGGCCGATGAAAAGAAGTGGACCGAAGTCTGCTCGCGTATGCGCCAGGACGGTCCGTTCGTCGAAGCCGGCGAAAACGACAACCTGATCGTGCAGCGCCTTGAATCCGACCCGAACTCGGTCGGCATCTTCGGCTACTCGTTCCTCTACGAAAACTCCGACAAGCTGAAGGCCATCAAGGTCAACAATGTTGAAGTTAACTTCGACACGATCGCTGATGGTTCCTACCCGGTCGCTCGCCCGCTCTTTGTCTACATCAAGAACGCTCACCGCGACGTCATTCCGGGCATGAAGGAGTTCCTGGAAGAGTTCGTCTCCGACGCGGCTCTCGGACCGGATGGCTACCTGGCAGAGCGCGGCCTGACGCCGCTCGACGACGCCAAGCGCGGCGAAGTCCAGAAGGCTGTTTCCGAAGCCAAGAAGCTCGGATCGTAA
- a CDS encoding GcrA family cell cycle regulator: MNWTDERVEKLKKLWSEGLSASQIAAQLGGVSRNAVIGKVHRLSLPGRAKAGGTTNAARPKRTTSAPRAPNYASRVTTRTVTRTAGATVLKEEIEVDLVAEQNLELAPNVVVPMSRRLGLTELTERTCKWPIGDPLKEEFHFCGNESPEASPYCSYHTRLAYQPSGERRRMR; encoded by the coding sequence ATGAACTGGACTGACGAGCGGGTGGAGAAACTGAAGAAGCTGTGGTCCGAAGGCCTGAGCGCCAGCCAGATCGCGGCACAATTGGGTGGTGTCAGCCGTAACGCCGTCATCGGCAAGGTTCACCGGCTGAGCCTGCCGGGGCGGGCCAAGGCCGGCGGCACGACCAATGCCGCCCGCCCGAAGCGCACAACCTCTGCGCCCCGCGCGCCGAATTATGCCTCGCGCGTCACAACCCGCACCGTCACCCGCACCGCTGGCGCCACCGTGCTCAAGGAAGAGATCGAAGTCGATCTCGTCGCGGAGCAGAACCTCGAACTCGCACCGAACGTCGTCGTTCCGATGTCGCGCCGCCTCGGCCTGACGGAGCTGACGGAACGCACCTGCAAGTGGCCGATCGGCGACCCCTTGAAGGAAGAATTCCATTTCTGCGGCAACGAGTCGCCGGAAGCTTCGCCCTATTGCAGCTATCACACGCGGCTCGCCTATCAGCCTTCCGGCGAGCGCCGGCGCATGCGCTGA
- the pstB gene encoding phosphate ABC transporter ATP-binding protein PstB has protein sequence MNIMSEAAVEKALDQKMSDANFKMVGKDVSVYYGEKRALFDVNLNVRKNTVTALIGPSGCGKSTFLRTLNRMNDTIEGCRVTGKITLDQSDIYDPSVDVVELRARVGMVFQKPNPFPKSIYENIAYGPRIHGLSRNKSDLDQIVENSLVKAGLWNEVKDRLLEPGTGLSGGQQQRLCIARAVAVSPEVILMDEPCSALDPIATAKVEELIHELRANFTIVIVTHSMQQAARVSQRTAMFHLGNLVEENDTDKMFTNPDDQRTQDYIMGRFG, from the coding sequence ATGAATATTATGTCCGAAGCAGCAGTTGAAAAGGCGCTGGATCAGAAGATGAGCGATGCAAACTTCAAGATGGTCGGAAAGGACGTATCCGTCTACTACGGCGAGAAGCGCGCTCTCTTCGACGTGAACCTGAATGTTCGCAAGAATACCGTGACGGCGCTGATCGGTCCCTCGGGCTGCGGCAAGTCGACTTTCCTGCGCACGCTCAACCGCATGAACGACACCATCGAAGGCTGCCGCGTAACCGGCAAGATCACGCTCGACCAGTCGGACATCTACGATCCGAGCGTGGACGTGGTCGAACTCAGGGCTCGCGTCGGCATGGTGTTCCAGAAGCCGAACCCGTTCCCGAAATCGATCTACGAGAACATCGCCTACGGCCCGCGCATCCATGGTCTGTCGCGTAACAAGTCCGACCTGGATCAGATCGTCGAGAACAGCCTGGTGAAGGCTGGCTTGTGGAACGAAGTCAAGGATCGGCTGCTAGAGCCGGGCACCGGCCTCTCCGGCGGTCAGCAGCAGCGCCTCTGCATCGCGCGTGCCGTTGCGGTCAGCCCCGAAGTGATCCTGATGGACGAGCCCTGCTCGGCGCTCGATCCGATCGCCACCGCGAAGGTCGAGGAGCTCATTCACGAGCTGCGCGCGAATTTCACGATCGTCATCGTGACCCATTCGATGCAGCAGGCCGCGCGCGTTTCGCAACGCACCGCCATGTTCCACCTCGGCAATCTCGTCGAGGAGAACGACACCGACAAGATGTTCACCAATCCGGATGATCAGCGCACGCAGGACTACATTATGGGTCGGTTCGGCTAA
- the pstC gene encoding phosphate ABC transporter permease subunit PstC, with the protein MSGYLLAILALAALVMHFVGSARARATQNGASEKTHSRPIYHGLNAAIWTGVPAFIFLLLWLAGQNSVINQLVVASFPGSESLDATTRSLIMSEVRQVAAGNIFKEPTPEIQAAVTHLKSLQQISAVAMVAVIAALMAIGAFLGYKVIGNRFRARHSVERSVTYFMMFSSLVAIVTTLGIIASLVFEALQFFAKVPITEFLFGLRWEPQIAIRADQVAGQGAFGVIPVLFGTFVISLISMIVAVPTGILSAIYLTEYADKRFRAVIKPLLEILAGVPTVVYGFFAVLTVAPAVRSLGISLGIESSPNSALAAGAVMGVMIIPFISSLSDDALAAVPTAMREGSFALGATKGETIRKVLLPAALPGIVGGVLLALSRAVGETMIVVMAAGLIAKMTVNPFDAVTTVTVQIVTLLIGDSEFDNPKTLAAFALGLILFIVTLILNLIALRTVRKYREKY; encoded by the coding sequence ATGTCCGGATATTTGTTAGCCATTTTGGCGCTTGCGGCGCTTGTTATGCACTTTGTCGGCTCTGCGCGCGCACGCGCGACGCAAAACGGAGCTTCTGAAAAAACACATTCGCGACCGATCTACCACGGTCTGAATGCCGCCATCTGGACCGGTGTGCCTGCCTTCATCTTCCTTTTGCTGTGGCTGGCCGGGCAGAACAGCGTCATCAATCAACTGGTTGTCGCCAGTTTTCCTGGCTCGGAAAGCCTCGACGCGACCACTCGTTCTCTTATTATGAGCGAGGTCCGCCAGGTCGCGGCAGGGAATATCTTCAAGGAACCGACTCCCGAAATCCAGGCTGCCGTTACGCATCTGAAGTCGCTTCAGCAGATTTCGGCCGTTGCGATGGTCGCTGTCATCGCAGCCCTGATGGCGATCGGTGCCTTCCTCGGCTACAAGGTCATCGGCAACCGCTTCCGGGCACGCCATAGCGTCGAGCGTTCCGTCACCTATTTCATGATGTTCTCGTCGCTTGTCGCGATCGTGACGACCCTCGGCATCATCGCCTCGCTTGTCTTCGAGGCGCTCCAGTTCTTTGCGAAGGTGCCGATCACCGAGTTCCTGTTCGGGTTGCGCTGGGAGCCGCAGATCGCCATCCGCGCGGACCAGGTGGCGGGGCAGGGCGCATTCGGCGTCATTCCGGTTCTCTTCGGCACCTTCGTGATCTCGCTCATCTCGATGATCGTCGCCGTTCCGACCGGAATCCTTTCGGCGATCTATCTGACGGAATATGCCGACAAGCGTTTCCGCGCGGTGATCAAGCCGCTGCTCGAAATCCTGGCAGGCGTTCCAACCGTCGTGTACGGCTTCTTCGCCGTTCTCACTGTGGCGCCTGCCGTGCGCAGCCTCGGCATCAGCCTCGGGATCGAATCCTCTCCGAACAGCGCTCTGGCGGCCGGGGCTGTGATGGGCGTCATGATCATCCCGTTCATCTCCTCGCTTTCCGACGATGCTCTCGCGGCCGTGCCGACGGCGATGCGCGAGGGTTCTTTTGCCCTCGGCGCCACGAAGGGTGAAACCATCCGGAAGGTTCTGCTTCCGGCGGCATTGCCCGGCATCGTCGGCGGCGTATTGCTGGCGCTCAGCCGCGCCGTCGGGGAAACGATGATCGTCGTGATGGCCGCGGGCCTGATCGCGAAGATGACGGTGAACCCGTTCGACGCGGTTACGACAGTGACCGTGCAGATCGTCACGCTTCTCATCGGCGACTCCGAATTCGACAATCCGAAGACACTGGCGGCGTTCGCGCTGGGTCTGATCCTCTTCATCGTGACGCTCATCCTGAACCTCATCGCTCTGCGCACCGTGCGGAAGTACCGGGAGAAATATTGA
- a CDS encoding biotin transporter BioY — protein sequence MSGLETAIRNALERSDRTNAEIRARIYQSARQALENGLKKQQIEDPDVIAKQRHRLEAVIHAIETEERAALRARSAAAPVASLGEAGEWAAPNPAAADPSVSARREPAAGEKGRAAQGESDLGALRADREDSLASGRIVATPPSAAADGKAASAAPDVGAADKRPRKRRRGRLLSLAMVVATLAAAAGATVWWIQTNDLLKSPADTSVANPPATVESEDFHGAAGLQNLAAQEGFSGEWIEVFTPAEVAAIKPGARSTVEPLNDDGGERVRVTSAVAGRDGDLVFEIPADTLAQLSGKSSTLALTVQAMPGKTAEFSVECDFSSLGACGRHRFTVHDERLDMLFKISFEGNIAPSGPGRLVLNSDVSGAGNSLDVFAIRVLPGQ from the coding sequence GTGAGCGGACTCGAAACTGCGATCAGGAATGCACTGGAACGCTCGGACAGAACCAACGCGGAAATCCGTGCACGCATCTATCAGTCGGCCCGTCAGGCGCTGGAAAACGGACTGAAAAAGCAGCAAATCGAAGACCCCGACGTGATCGCGAAACAGCGCCATCGGCTCGAGGCGGTCATTCACGCGATCGAGACGGAAGAACGCGCGGCCCTGCGGGCGCGTTCCGCTGCGGCACCGGTCGCCAGCCTCGGCGAAGCAGGCGAGTGGGCGGCGCCCAATCCGGCGGCCGCGGACCCTTCCGTTTCCGCCCGTCGCGAGCCGGCTGCCGGTGAAAAAGGGCGCGCGGCGCAGGGCGAGAGCGACCTTGGCGCCCTGCGCGCCGATCGCGAGGATTCGTTGGCCTCGGGGCGGATTGTCGCCACACCGCCATCGGCAGCCGCGGACGGCAAGGCCGCGTCGGCTGCGCCCGACGTCGGTGCCGCCGACAAGCGGCCGCGCAAGCGCCGGCGCGGGCGCCTGCTATCCCTCGCCATGGTCGTGGCAACGCTCGCTGCGGCTGCCGGCGCCACGGTGTGGTGGATCCAGACGAACGACCTGCTGAAATCTCCGGCCGATACCAGCGTCGCCAATCCACCGGCCACCGTGGAATCGGAAGATTTCCACGGCGCGGCAGGACTTCAGAACCTCGCCGCACAGGAAGGCTTCTCCGGCGAGTGGATCGAGGTATTCACGCCGGCGGAGGTTGCGGCGATCAAGCCAGGCGCACGCTCGACCGTCGAGCCCTTGAACGACGACGGCGGCGAACGCGTGCGCGTGACGTCGGCCGTCGCCGGCAGGGATGGGGATCTCGTCTTCGAAATTCCCGCCGATACACTGGCACAGCTCTCGGGCAAATCATCGACATTGGCGCTTACCGTCCAGGCCATGCCGGGCAAGACCGCGGAATTCTCCGTCGAATGCGACTTCTCCTCGCTCGGTGCCTGTGGCCGCCACCGGTTCACCGTGCATGACGAGCGGCTGGATATGCTTTTCAAGATCTCATTCGAGGGGAATATTGCGCCAAGCGGTCCCGGCAGGCTCGTGCTCAACAGCGACGTCAGTGGGGCGGGCAACAGCCTGGACGTTTTCGCGATTCGCGTGCTGCCGGGGCAATAG
- the phoB gene encoding phosphate regulon transcriptional regulator PhoB: MLPKIAVVEDEEALSVLLRYNLEAEGFDVDTILRGDEAEIRLQERLPDLLILDWMLPGVSGIELCRRLRQRPETERLPIIMLTARGEESERVRGLATGADDYVVKPFSTPELMARVKAMLRRAKPEVLSTLLRCGDIELDRETHRVHRRSREVRLGPTEFRLLEFLMSSPGRVFSRSQLLDGVWGHDIYVDERTVDVHVGRLRKALNFSNMPDVIRTVRGAGYSLES, encoded by the coding sequence ATGTTGCCGAAGATAGCTGTTGTCGAGGACGAGGAGGCGCTGAGCGTCCTCCTGCGCTACAATCTCGAGGCCGAAGGTTTCGACGTCGATACGATATTGCGTGGAGACGAGGCCGAGATTCGCCTTCAGGAGCGGTTGCCGGATCTCCTGATCCTCGACTGGATGCTGCCCGGAGTGTCCGGCATCGAACTTTGCCGCCGGCTACGGCAGAGGCCGGAAACGGAGCGCCTGCCGATCATCATGCTGACCGCGCGCGGCGAGGAAAGCGAGCGGGTTCGTGGCCTCGCCACCGGCGCCGACGACTATGTCGTCAAGCCGTTCTCGACACCGGAACTGATGGCGAGGGTGAAGGCAATGCTCAGGCGTGCCAAGCCCGAGGTGCTTTCGACGCTGTTGCGCTGCGGCGACATCGAGCTCGATCGCGAGACGCACCGTGTCCACAGGCGCAGCCGCGAAGTCCGGCTCGGACCGACGGAGTTCCGGCTCCTGGAGTTCCTTATGTCCTCGCCAGGGCGCGTCTTCTCCCGTTCACAGCTTCTCGACGGCGTGTGGGGACATGACATCTACGTCGACGAGCGCACCGTGGATGTGCATGTCGGCCGTCTGCGCAAGGCGCTGAACTTCTCGAACATGCCCGATGTCATACGCACCGTGCGCGGCGCCGGCTATTCGCTTGAAAGCTGA
- the phoU gene encoding phosphate signaling complex protein PhoU, which translates to MTHAHITSAFDEELKYLARRISEMGGLAEQMVADSVRALVNSDLALAQKVISDDAILDDAERQIGEKAIVTIAKRQPMASDLREIMGSIRIAADLERVGDLGKNTAKRVIAVAGSGIPRKLARGLEHLAELALVQLKEVLDVYASRSPEKANSIRERDEEIDAIYTSLFRELLTYMMEDPRNITPCTHLLFCAKNIERIGDHATNIAETIYYMATGAQPQGERPKDDTTSTLGSVTD; encoded by the coding sequence ATGACTCATGCACATATAACCTCAGCCTTCGACGAGGAGTTGAAATATCTCGCGCGCCGGATCTCCGAGATGGGCGGGCTTGCCGAGCAGATGGTTGCGGACTCTGTCCGGGCGCTGGTGAACTCGGATCTGGCCCTGGCGCAGAAGGTGATTTCCGACGACGCGATCCTCGACGACGCCGAGCGTCAGATCGGCGAGAAGGCGATCGTCACCATCGCCAAGCGTCAGCCAATGGCGTCGGATCTCCGCGAGATCATGGGGTCGATCCGGATCGCCGCCGATTTGGAGCGCGTCGGCGACCTCGGCAAGAATACCGCCAAACGCGTGATCGCGGTCGCCGGATCCGGCATTCCGCGCAAGCTTGCGCGCGGCTTGGAGCATCTGGCGGAGTTGGCCTTGGTTCAGCTCAAGGAAGTGCTCGACGTCTATGCCTCCCGTTCGCCGGAAAAGGCGAACAGCATCCGCGAGCGCGATGAAGAGATCGACGCGATCTACACGTCGCTTTTCCGCGAACTGCTGACCTATATGATGGAAGATCCGCGCAACATCACGCCGTGCACGCATCTTCTCTTCTGCGCCAAGAACATCGAGCGTATCGGCGACCATGCGACCAACATCGCCGAAACGATCTATTACATGGCGACGGGTGCTCAGCCGCAAGGCGAACGGCCGAAGGACGACACGACGTCGACCCTAGGGTCGGTGACGGACTAG
- the phoR gene encoding phosphate regulon sensor histidine kinase PhoR, whose protein sequence is MSHEDVVWDDAKVFWRTLLPKLKAERWVLGLSVLIAVLATLAGIHILAVLPFWIVLAAALLKRSAPSVPPAPVSAVAADKGGDPLVPALNALDMPVLVVAADETVLFQNIAAEKAFGTIPPNSDLSARVRSPGILDMVRETIATGKINQIEHTERLPSDAVYVVRVAPAEIEADASSRRIFLLTYRDISQARRIDRMRSDFVANASHELRTPLASLRGFIETLQGPARNDPKAQERFFVIMHEQVTRMSRLVDDLLSLSRLELKSHLAPEDMVDLAPLLGHVRDSLLPLATELDVEISLDVPDAPVFVRGDRDELIEVFENLIENACKYGQEGKKVEVCLAGGEGEQAEVTVTDHGPGIPAEHVPRITERFYRVNVEASRSKKGTGLGLAIVKHILTRHRARLLVHSEVGKGTIFTVRF, encoded by the coding sequence TTGAGTCATGAGGATGTTGTGTGGGACGATGCAAAGGTGTTCTGGCGAACGCTGCTGCCGAAGTTGAAGGCGGAACGGTGGGTTCTCGGCCTTTCGGTCCTTATCGCCGTCCTCGCCACGCTCGCCGGTATTCATATCCTTGCCGTGCTGCCGTTCTGGATCGTGCTTGCCGCAGCGCTGCTCAAGCGCAGCGCGCCGTCCGTGCCGCCGGCGCCGGTTAGCGCCGTTGCCGCCGACAAGGGAGGGGATCCGCTGGTTCCGGCGTTGAACGCGCTCGATATGCCCGTGCTTGTCGTCGCCGCGGACGAGACAGTGCTGTTTCAGAACATTGCCGCCGAAAAGGCCTTCGGCACGATTCCCCCGAACAGCGATCTTTCCGCGCGTGTCCGGTCCCCGGGCATCCTCGATATGGTTCGCGAGACAATCGCCACCGGCAAGATCAATCAGATCGAACATACCGAGAGACTGCCGTCGGATGCCGTCTATGTCGTGAGGGTTGCGCCTGCCGAGATTGAAGCCGATGCTTCGAGCCGGCGTATCTTCCTGCTGACCTATCGCGACATCTCACAGGCGCGCCGGATCGACCGGATGCGCTCGGATTTCGTCGCCAATGCCAGCCACGAACTGCGTACGCCGCTCGCCTCTCTTCGCGGCTTCATAGAGACGCTGCAGGGGCCGGCGCGCAACGATCCGAAGGCGCAGGAGAGATTTTTCGTCATTATGCACGAGCAGGTCACCCGCATGAGTCGCCTGGTGGACGATCTCCTGTCGCTCTCCAGGCTCGAACTGAAATCGCATCTTGCTCCGGAAGACATGGTCGATCTGGCGCCACTGCTCGGGCACGTGCGCGACAGCCTGCTGCCGCTCGCGACTGAGCTCGACGTGGAGATTTCGCTCGACGTTCCGGATGCACCGGTCTTCGTCCGGGGAGATCGCGATGAGTTGATCGAGGTTTTCGAGAACCTGATCGAGAACGCCTGCAAATACGGCCAGGAGGGCAAGAAGGTCGAAGTGTGTCTCGCAGGCGGCGAGGGCGAGCAGGCCGAGGTGACGGTCACAGATCACGGCCCGGGCATCCCGGCCGAGCATGTACCGAGAATTACCGAACGTTTCTATCGGGTTAACGTCGAAGCGAGCCGTTCCAAGAAAGGCACCGGTCTCGGGCTTGCCATCGTCAAGCATATCCTTACGCGCCACCGCGCCCGTCTCCTTGTCCATTCGGAGGTCGGCAAGGGTACGATCTTCACAGTCCGCTTCTGA
- the pstA gene encoding phosphate ABC transporter permease PstA: MTDTVSAAGVDWHSDEMKARRRARYASDRRLQIYGIIAITFALGFLAILVGSLTFTGYTAFTQTVATIEIDLSTAKVDPANIGEADWRGIVRGALRAQVPEMRRSDERKFFEMFTSSAPFLVRDAVVDDPGRLTGKSSFTIPMADPVDQLAKGAISRDIPENQRRINDKQIGMYDQLVANGVISKPFNWGLFFNADSRFPELAGLAGAISGSFWSLLVCFVISFPIGIAAAIYLEEFAPKNRFTDLIEVNINNLAAVPSVVFGLLGLAVFLGWLGLPRSAPLVGGFVLALMTLPTLIIVTRVSLKSVPSSIREAALGVGASKHEAIFHHILPLAMPTVMTGSIISLARALGETAPLLLIGMNAFITSPPEGVFAASTALPTQIYIWADSPERGFVSRTSAAILVLLAFLVLMNGIAIFLRQRFERRW; this comes from the coding sequence CTGACCGACACCGTCTCAGCGGCCGGCGTGGACTGGCACTCCGACGAGATGAAAGCCCGACGGAGGGCCAGGTACGCCTCCGACCGACGGCTGCAGATCTATGGCATCATCGCAATTACGTTCGCGCTGGGCTTCCTCGCAATTCTCGTCGGCTCGCTTACCTTCACGGGCTACACGGCCTTCACGCAGACCGTCGCGACCATCGAAATCGATCTGTCGACGGCAAAAGTGGATCCGGCGAACATTGGCGAGGCCGACTGGCGCGGCATCGTCCGTGGCGCATTGCGGGCACAGGTGCCTGAGATGCGCAGAAGCGATGAACGCAAGTTCTTCGAAATGTTCACCTCGTCGGCACCATTCCTCGTACGCGATGCCGTCGTTGACGACCCCGGCCGGTTGACCGGCAAGAGCAGCTTCACCATTCCGATGGCCGATCCCGTCGATCAGTTGGCCAAGGGCGCGATCAGCCGCGACATCCCGGAGAACCAACGCCGCATCAATGACAAGCAGATTGGCATGTACGATCAGTTGGTCGCCAATGGCGTGATCTCGAAGCCGTTCAACTGGGGTCTATTCTTCAATGCCGACAGCCGCTTCCCGGAGCTTGCGGGTCTGGCGGGTGCGATCTCTGGCTCGTTCTGGTCGCTGCTGGTGTGCTTCGTGATCAGCTTCCCGATCGGGATCGCCGCTGCGATCTATCTCGAAGAGTTCGCGCCGAAGAACAGGTTCACCGACCTCATTGAGGTGAACATCAACAACCTGGCCGCCGTGCCCTCCGTGGTGTTCGGTCTGCTCGGCCTTGCGGTTTTCCTCGGATGGCTAGGCTTGCCCCGCTCCGCTCCGCTCGTCGGTGGCTTCGTTCTCGCGTTGATGACGCTGCCGACGCTTATCATCGTGACCCGCGTATCACTGAAGTCGGTACCGTCCTCGATCCGCGAGGCCGCGCTCGGCGTGGGGGCGTCGAAGCACGAGGCGATCTTCCACCACATCCTGCCGCTTGCGATGCCGACCGTCATGACCGGCAGCATCATCTCGCTGGCAAGAGCGCTCGGCGAAACCGCGCCGCTGCTGCTGATCGGCATGAACGCCTTCATCACCAGCCCGCCCGAGGGCGTCTTCGCTGCATCTACCGCACTACCGACACAGATCTACATCTGGGCCGATAGCCCCGAACGCGGCTTCGTGTCCCGAACCTCCGCTGCAATCCTGGTTCTTCTGGCATTCCTCGTGCTGATGAACGGGATCGCGATATTTCTCAGGCAGCGCTTCGAGCGCCGCTGGTAG